The genomic region CACAAGTGCGAAAAAGATTCAGAACGATAAGGGAAAAGAATCTACGAATTAGTAATTATATAGAGAATGGAGAGAGTATCTCGGTGATAAATTCTGGTTACGGAATTATACCATTGTTTCTTTCTTATAAATTTGAAGAATCGAGTATACACGCCCTCGAAACTGATAATGAATCTTTCCAGATCTCCCGAAGCACGGCCAGGTCGAAATCTGCCGATATTTCTTTCTATAAAGAACTCAATGAATTGCCAGATACAAGGGTATATGTTGTGTACGGTAATTTTGAATCTGAAAAGGAATTAAAGGAAATTATTGGAAAAAATGCTGAAAAGGTCATTTTTGTTGATTCCGAGTTTCCAAATCGATGGTTACTAGACCTGAATTTCGAGATCATTTATCGCCAGAATAATATTCTGGTCTTAAGAAAAGCGGAATAATGAAATCGAGAATATTGCTGATATTACTGGTTTTTATAAATCTTACTGCTTGTGGAGTTAAAAAATCTATGCAGCAAAGGCCCGATGTTTCCGGTATTGAAAAAATAGATACTACAAGAATCAAACACAGCGATAGTTTCTACAGTCTTGGTGAAAATCAGCTTTACCAAAATAAACAGGGGATATGGGAACTTTACCTGGAAGGGGATGCCCTGGAAAGGGGAGTTGCGAACGGCAATCTCACCAGAGAGCTTATACATCACCAGGAAATAGCATTTATGAACAAGCTCCAGGAAATGGTGCCTTCAGAAAGTTACCGTGGTTTTTTAAAGAGTGTGGTCTCTTGGTTCAATAGAAAAATGTATTTACACGTCCCTGAGGAGTACCAACAGGAGATCTACGGCGTTTCCCGATACGGTTTGAAGCGTTATGATGATTTCGCGCCAGGTTACGTTAGAATGCTTTATTTTCATGGAGCTCACGATATCGGGCATGCTTTACAGGACTTGATGCTGGTTGGCTGTACTTCTTTTGCCGCATGGGATTCTAAAACTGAAGACGGACAATTAATACTTGGCCGAAATTTTGACTTTTATGCAGGGGATGAATTTGGTGATCAAAAAATTGCTGCATTTATAAATCCAGATTCAGGCCATAAATTTATGATGTATACCTGGGGAGGATTTATTGGTGCGGTGAGCGGAATGAATGAAAAAGGAATTTCCGTTACTATAAATGCCGGAAAATCTAAAATGCCTTTGGTTGCTAAAACTCCGATTAGTCTTTTAGCACGAGAAATTTTGCAATACGCTTCAAATACTTCTGAGGCGATTGAGATCGCAAGGAAAAGAGAGGTCTTCGTGTCTGAGTCTATTATGGTGGGCAGTGGAGATGAGCGTAAAGCGATCTTAATAGAGGTTTCTCCCGGCAATTTTGGAGTTTACGAGGTTGAAAATTCAGATAAACTAATTTGCAGCAATCACTTTCAAAGTGAGCCCTATCTGGATGATAACAGGAACCTAAAAACCATTGAAGAAAGTCATTCTAAATACAGGTATGACCGAATGCAGGAACTCATTTCTGAAACCGATAAAATTGATCCTGAAAAAGCGGTTGCAGTTTTAAGAAATATAAATGGGCTCGATGATAAGGAGATTGGTTACGGCAATGAAAAAGCTATCAACCAATTATTGGCTCATCACGGGATTGTTTTTAAACCTGAAGAGAGAAAGGTCTGGGTTTCTTCTAATCCGTACCAGATGGGTGAATTCGTCGCTTATGATCTCGATGAAGTTTTTTCAAAATTTGAGAATGGATTGGTCAACGGTTCGGTGGCAGATATTGAAAATAATATTCCTGAAAGTAATTTTATGCATACTGAAGCCTTCCGCGATTATGAAGAATTCCGAAAACTGGAAATTCAGGTAAAGCAGGATCTAGCTGAAAATAAACCAGTTTCATTGAGGGATGCAGAAAGACTTGTAAGACTGAATCCGAATTTCTGGGAAGCATGGTATTTAGCGGGGCAGGTCTATTATCAGAAAGAAAATTATAAGCAGGCGGTTATTCATTTCAAACAGGCCAAAAAGAGGGAAGTAACAACTCTTCCAGATGCAGAAATGGTTGAAAAAATGATCAGAAAAAGCTATCGAAAACTATAGTATGAGCGATCTATCTTTTGAAAAAATCGAGAATATCAAAGCAGAACAATGGAGCTTTCTCAAGCGCCAAATAGAATATATTTCGAAGAACTCTCCATTCTATAAAAAACTTTTCAAAGAGAATTCCATAGATCCTCAAGGCTTTCAGACTTTTGAAGATCTGCACAATTTACCCATTACAACAAAAGAAGATCTGCAAAAGAAAAATTCAGAATTTATTGCGGTTCCGGAAGCCGATATTATAGATTATGTCACCACCTCTGGAACGCTTGGAAGCCCGGTTAATTTCGCACTTAATAATGCCGATCTTGACCGCCTCGCTGAAAATGAATTCAGGTCTTTTGAACAGGTCGGGATCAAAAAAGAAGATAAGGTTCAGATCACTACAACCCTGGATAGAAGGTTTATGGCCGGTCTTGCTTACTTTCTTGGTTTAAGAAAACTAGGAGCAGGCATCATCAGGACTGGGAGCGGATTACCTCTATTGCAATGGGAGAGTATAGAGAAATTTAAACCAGATTACCTGGTTGCTGTTCCTTCATTTTTAGTGAAAATGATTCAATTCGCCGAAGAAAATAATATCGATTACAGGAATTCATCAGTAAAAGCTGCTATCTGTATTGGAGAACCTTTGCGAGACCAGGAATTCCAATTAAATGCACTAGGAAAAAAGATAACTGACTTGTGGAATATCGAACTTTTCTCCACCTATGCGTCAACAGAAATGTCTACCGCTTTTACTGAATGCCCGGCACATACAGGGAATCATGTAGCTTCAGATCTTATATATACTGAAATTCTGGATGAAAATGGACAGCAGGTTAGACCAGGTGAGATCGGAGAATTAGTAGTAACCCCCCTGGGAACTCAGACCATGCCTTTGTTAAGGTTTGCTACGGGTGATATGCTAACTTACTGGGATGATGCCTGCAGTTGTGGTAGGAATTCTATCAGGCTGGGTCCGGTTCTGGGTAGAAAGCAGCAAAAGATCAAATTTAAAGGCACAAGCCTGTAT from Gramella sp. MT6 harbors:
- a CDS encoding C45 family autoproteolytic acyltransferase/hydolase; the protein is MKSRILLILLVFINLTACGVKKSMQQRPDVSGIEKIDTTRIKHSDSFYSLGENQLYQNKQGIWELYLEGDALERGVANGNLTRELIHHQEIAFMNKLQEMVPSESYRGFLKSVVSWFNRKMYLHVPEEYQQEIYGVSRYGLKRYDDFAPGYVRMLYFHGAHDIGHALQDLMLVGCTSFAAWDSKTEDGQLILGRNFDFYAGDEFGDQKIAAFINPDSGHKFMMYTWGGFIGAVSGMNEKGISVTINAGKSKMPLVAKTPISLLAREILQYASNTSEAIEIARKREVFVSESIMVGSGDERKAILIEVSPGNFGVYEVENSDKLICSNHFQSEPYLDDNRNLKTIEESHSKYRYDRMQELISETDKIDPEKAVAVLRNINGLDDKEIGYGNEKAINQLLAHHGIVFKPEERKVWVSSNPYQMGEFVAYDLDEVFSKFENGLVNGSVADIENNIPESNFMHTEAFRDYEEFRKLEIQVKQDLAENKPVSLRDAERLVRLNPNFWEAWYLAGQVYYQKENYKQAVIHFKQAKKREVTTLPDAEMVEKMIRKSYRKL
- a CDS encoding AMP-binding protein, which encodes MSDLSFEKIENIKAEQWSFLKRQIEYISKNSPFYKKLFKENSIDPQGFQTFEDLHNLPITTKEDLQKKNSEFIAVPEADIIDYVTTSGTLGSPVNFALNNADLDRLAENEFRSFEQVGIKKEDKVQITTTLDRRFMAGLAYFLGLRKLGAGIIRTGSGLPLLQWESIEKFKPDYLVAVPSFLVKMIQFAEENNIDYRNSSVKAAICIGEPLRDQEFQLNALGKKITDLWNIELFSTYASTEMSTAFTECPAHTGNHVASDLIYTEILDENGQQVRPGEIGELVVTPLGTQTMPLLRFATGDMLTYWDDACSCGRNSIRLGPVLGRKQQKIKFKGTSLYPQHIIEVLNAYGKIENFLIEAYLDDLNNDKLVIIVPDSFMEFEELKDYFRSQLNVAPEIKVSPLVELNKMKFPRTSRKPQIFRDFR